From one Halosimplex rubrum genomic stretch:
- a CDS encoding DUF7344 domain-containing protein, giving the protein MSSTSQRASDTDILAEEADESEPEEVAETESVPEEEADSEQAADLPLDHVFEILKNERRRTVLHYLQDHGGTVSLGELAEHVAAVENGTTVAQVTSNERKCVYVGLYQCHLPKMDDMDIVEFNQNRGRISLGPNAVQLYEYLEESDGVDRPWPLYYGSLTGAGVLGLLASQLGAAAVGLTPTVVATVVLVGLVGVSAAQTLDDRDDE; this is encoded by the coding sequence ATGTCGTCGACATCTCAGCGCGCGAGCGATACCGACATCCTCGCCGAGGAGGCCGACGAGTCCGAGCCGGAGGAGGTCGCGGAGACCGAATCCGTCCCGGAGGAGGAGGCCGACTCGGAGCAGGCCGCCGACCTGCCGCTCGACCACGTCTTCGAGATCCTCAAGAACGAACGGCGCCGCACGGTGCTCCACTACCTGCAGGACCACGGGGGAACGGTCTCGCTGGGGGAACTCGCGGAGCACGTCGCCGCCGTCGAGAACGGAACGACCGTCGCGCAGGTGACGTCCAACGAGCGCAAGTGCGTCTACGTCGGACTCTACCAGTGTCACCTGCCGAAGATGGACGACATGGACATCGTCGAGTTCAACCAGAACCGCGGGCGGATCTCGCTGGGCCCGAACGCGGTCCAGCTCTACGAGTATCTCGAGGAGTCCGACGGCGTCGACCGACCGTGGCCGCTCTACTACGGGTCGCTCACGGGCGCCGGCGTCCTCGGACTGCTCGCGAGCCAGCTCGGCGCCGCCGCCGTCGGCCTGACGCCGACCGTCGTCGCGACGGTCGTGCTCGTCGGCCTCGTCGGCGTCTCCGCCGCCCAGACCCTCGACGACCGCGACGACGAGTAG
- a CDS encoding DUF7511 domain-containing protein, with translation MSTDTTRQTGGEREAPTWELRAVVERYDDAPDECTIYPAGVDEHKRMATWISATEPSFVELGAVR, from the coding sequence ATGTCGACGGACACGACGCGGCAGACCGGGGGCGAACGCGAGGCGCCGACGTGGGAGTTGCGAGCGGTCGTCGAACGCTACGACGACGCACCCGACGAGTGTACGATCTACCCCGCGGGGGTCGACGAGCACAAGCGGATGGCGACCTGGATCTCGGCGACGGAGCCGTCGTTCGTCGAACTCGGCGCGGTCCGCTGA